Below is a window of Candidatus Nanopelagicales bacterium DNA.
GGCCAAGCGAATGGAAGAGGTGTGGACGCCCGGAGTTGATGACCCCGCGATTCTGCCTCGCCGTTCCGAGGGTCTCTACCTACTTCAGCGGATCCGAGACGAGGCACACCGGTTTGCCATCACCTACCACCGCCAGCGACGCGCAGCACGGTCGAAAGTGAGTGCCCTCGACGGCATCCCCGGTTTGGGTCCCGCCCGGAAGAAGGCACTGCTGCGCAGCTTCGGTTCGGTCCGCAAGCTGCGCGCTGCGACCCCCGCCGAACTCTCGGGCGTGGCCGGAATCGGTCCCAAGCTCGCTGAGTTCATCAGCGCAGCATTGGCCACCACGAGCGACTCGCCTGCTGTCAACCTGACGACCGGGGAGATTGTGGGCCATGCTGATGACCGTGACTGATGGATCGATCGAAGTGGTGCTCGTCACCGGCATGTCCGGTGCGGGGCGGTCGACGGCTGCCCGCGCACTGGAGGACCTCGGCTGGTTCGTCATCGACAACCTGCCGCCGGAACTGCTCGGCCAAGCGCTCAGTGCGTTGGAGGCCGCCGAGTCAGTGCCACGCCTGGCGGTGGTCATTGACGTGCGTGGTGGCTCGATGTTCGTTGGCCTCGACGAACAGATCCACGAGCTCAAGGCGGCCGGCTACGACGTGCGGGTGTTGTTCCTTGAGTCAACCGACGAGGTCCTCGTGCGCCGGTTCGAGTCCAACCGTCGGCCACACCCGCTCCAGGGCCGCGGCCGGGTGCTCGACGGTCTGACCAGGGAACGTGTGTTGCTCAGCGACACTCGGGCAGACAGTGATCTGGTCATCGACACCTCCGGCCTCAACGTCCACGACCTTCGCCGCAAGATCGAGGCGGCGTTCGGCGGGGGCCAGGAGATCGCGCTGCGGGCGACCGTGATGTCGTTCGGTTTCAAGTACGGCATTCCCGTTGACGCCGACTGGGTCGCTGACATGCGC
It encodes the following:
- the rapZ gene encoding RNase adapter RapZ: MEVVLVTGMSGAGRSTAARALEDLGWFVIDNLPPELLGQALSALEAAESVPRLAVVIDVRGGSMFVGLDEQIHELKAAGYDVRVLFLESTDEVLVRRFESNRRPHPLQGRGRVLDGLTRERVLLSDTRADSDLVIDTSGLNVHDLRRKIEAAFGGGQEIALRATVMSFGFKYGIPVDADWVADMRFLPNPYWVPELKSLTGRDEGVSDYVTSHVEARVFLDEYTKLFDIISDGYVREGKRYVTVAIGCTGGKHRSVAMAEHLAARLVKQGVETLVVHRDLGRE